The window GTCCCAGGTCCGATCAGCAAGCCAGCCGAACAACGGCTGGATCACCGTTGCCCCCACAAAACAGCCCGCATTGGAAATGCTTACCGCTATTCCTGAAAACTCGGGGTGTATAACCTCCTTTGCACTTGCAAAGGTAATTACGAAAGAAGCCCCGGCAAACCCCAGGCAGCCAAAGAGCATCATGCCCGCCAAACCCGGCGTCCAATTCGCATATATCAGCACTATCCAGCAGAAGATGTAGGCTATGAGCCCGCCGATCAGCACCGATTTTCTCTTGCCGATCCGGTCTGAAAACCAACCGAAAAATAATGCTCCCAAAGCAAATGCGACCAGCATGGTAGTCATGTAGTTTGCGGCCTCCGGGCGACTGAGACCATGCACATCCCGAAGATACGGCACTCCCCAAAGCCCCATAAAGGCGTAGATGGAACCCGTTACGCCAAGCTGCACCCAGAAACATGGCCAGATTCTGCCAACACTCAGCACCTGTATCAGGTTCTGCCACCAACTCCGGGTATCGACCTGCCCTGTTGCGGAGGGAACTACAGGATTGGGTGAGACAAAGCCCATATCCTCCGGCTTATTGCGCACAATAAGAAAACCGATCACAGACAGTATCAGGGAGAAAATACCGATACCAATAAAAATGGTTCGCCATTCCAGAAATGTAAGCGCCATGGAAAGCGGGCCTGCTGCCGTTACTGAACCGAGATTACCTATAAGCAGAGTCACTCCGCTCATCAGCCCGAAAACCCTGGCAGGAAACCAGACAGCGTTATTTTTCATAATACTTACAAATACAACCGATACCCCTAATCCAACCAGAAACCGGCCGACACAGGCCATCTCGAACGAACCGGCCAGGGCAAACACAATGGATCCTAACCCGGCGGCAAGGTTGCCACCAACAATAGACGTTCTCGTTCCCAGCGTATCGGCAAGCACCCCGGAAGGGAGTTGCATAACGGCATAGACCATGAAATATATGGCGGACAGGCTACCAAGCCGGGCACCCGTCGCCTGAAAATCAGCCATCAGGTACTCAGAGACCACGGCCGGTGCCATGCGATGAAAATAGACCAGAATATAGGTAAGTATCAGAACCAGGAAAATAGACCAGCGGGCAGTCTCAAACTTCATGTCACGAGCCATGACGCTCTACTCCTTGCAAGGCGACTATAGAAAGGAAACAGGCAGAATGGTGGATATTGCCTGGGCGCACGCGACCGGTGCACCTCTGATCGGGACATATGCGAACCTGTCCGGACAGTCGGAAAAACAGCGAACAAAATTTTATAAACTATTCCAAAACTTGACGCAAACCTATTCCCCATGGAGCATGGAAATTGTTTATCTCAGCCACCGTCCATGCCAAACGGCTTAAAACTACACCTGTTAGCGGAACCTTCAACCGGTCATAAGTCTACTCCCACTTCACTTCGCCGGCCCTTTTCAGCTATCCTGTAAAGAGAGATCTATTGTGTGCATCCCCTTCATTTTTTGCTGAGAGGTACTATATGAAAGTAGAATTCCCCTGTGATAACGACCAAATCGCCCTCGAACTCCCTGAAACTGTAGAGATTATTCAAACAAGCGAATTCCTGACTGAAAATTATCCTGAACATGCTGTTGCCAGTGCCCTCGAAAGCCCCATTGGCACACCGGCTTTAAGTGAGTTAGCCAGAACCCGCTCCAGCGCCTGTATTGTTATCTCCGATATTACCCGGCCGGTCCCTAACAAGATCATATTGCCGCCCATCCTGAAAACCCTTGAAGAGAGCGGTATTGAACGGCAGAACACCACCATTCTCATCGCCACCGGCATGCATAGACCGAATCTTGGCGATGAACTGGAATCGATGATAGGGGCGGACATTATGAACAGCTACCATGTCGTCAACCACTATTGTCAGAAGCAGGATGAACTCAAGGAGATAACCAGGATCGACGATGCACCGATTGAAATCAACACCCACTACCTGGACGCCGACCTGAAAATCCTCACCGGACTGATCGAACCCCATTTCTATGCCGGATTCTCCGGGAGCCGCAAGTCAATCCTGCCTGGTATTGCCAGCTTCGACACCATGAAATTTATGCATTCCTATAAAGTCATCAGCCAGCTCGAAGGGGCCAACTGCAGGCTCGACAACAACCTGTTCCACCAGTACGCCATGGAAGTAACACAAAAAGCCGGTGTGGATTTCATAGTCAATGTGGTGATCAACAAGATGCGGGAGCTGTGCGGGGTTTTTGCAGGGCATTTTGAACAGGCACACCTTGCCGGCTGCGAGATGGTCAAGGATCACGCAGTGGTGGAGCTGGACCAGAAAGTTGACCTCGTTATCACCTCGGCCGGGGGCTATCCACTCGACTCCACCTACTACCAGGTGAGCAAATGTTTGATCAGCGCCATGGATATCCTCAACAAAGGCGGTACAATCGTGGTCTTCTGCGGCTGCAGGGAAGGACTCGGCAGTGAGGAGTTCTGCACTATCATGCGCAGCAATCCAACCCCTGAGGATTTCAGAAAGCATCACAGTCAACCTGATAATTTTGTTATAGACCAGTGGTGCGCTCAGAATATCTACCAGGCTCTTGACCATGCCGGTCAGGTCTATATCTACTCGCCTGGCTTAAGCGATGAAGATGTAGCCAGATTCAGCGGGAAAAAGCTGGCAGATGCCGCAGAATGTCAAGCCGTGGTGAAAGAGCTGTTGACAACCCACAAGCGGGTTGTCGCCATTCCTGAAGGGCCTTACGTGGTCGGCAAAGTGGTTGGGAGTTAGATGACAGGTGTGAGGAGTTGGACGGCGGACGGTGAGTGTAGCTTTGATAATGGCTATATGTCATTATCCTCTAAGAATTTAGCCGCCCGTGCCTCAGACCAGTAGACTTCGCCCGGTTGCATAAAGCCGACATGACCGCCATATGAAGGAATCTCCAGATGGAGACAGGTCGAAGCTTCAGCTTCTTTAACCGGGTAACAGGAATCGGCCAGAAAAGGATCGTCTTTTGCCTGCACCAGGAGCGTTGGCACCTTGATCGAAAGCAAGAACTGCAGGGAGGCACACTTGGTATAATAGTCCCTGGCATCTTTAAACCCGTGGATCGGTGCCGTGTACTTATCATCAAAGGGCAAAAAGGTTCGCATCCCGGCAAGTCCTTGGGTATCCAGGATATCGGGAAACATCTGCGCCTTTATCCTCACCTTCTCCCGCAAGCCCTTCATAAAATACTCCATATACAGACGGTTCTCTAATCGATCCAGCCGCCTGGAGGCATTGGCCAGGTCACACGGCACGGAAAAAGTAACTGCCGCCACGACCTCTGTCGGCACCTTAGCCGGATCTTCGCCAAGATATTTCAAGGTCTGGTTACCGCCCATACTGAAGCCGATCAGTGCAGCTTTTTTATAGCCGCCGGTTTGCAATGTATGGCAGAGCACGGTATGCAGGTCATCCGTAACCCCGGAATGGTAGAACCTGGGCAAGAGATTAGGTTCCCCTGAGCAGCCCCGGAAATTGAGGCAGACCACATCCCAGCCCTGCGAGTTGAGATGCCTGGCCATCCCCAGCGGATATTTTTTTCTGGAGTTACCCTCAAGGCCATGACTGACGACAACAACCCGCTCTGCGTATCCCTGGCCAGCCAGATGCCAGTCTATATCCAGAAAATCACCATCAGGAGTGTCGATGCGCTGCCTGCGGCAACCATCTGCCTGCATCTTTCTTAACAGGGTCGGATACAGAGTCTGCACGTGGCCATAGATAAAGGGAAACGGCGGCTGATATGAAGGTACAGTTCCAATCGGCATAATAGTTATTCCCCTGGGCTGACTTTAAAGGTCGTCATGGCAATTCCGGTAAAAATCAGGGCAATTCCCTGAATATGATAGATGTATATTTTCTCACCTAAAAACAGCACCGCCAGGATGGCACTGAACACCGGCATCAGGTGAATAAACGGCCCCGCCTTGTTGGCACCGACATCACGTACCGCCCGGTTCCAGAAAATATAGGCCAGGATCGAGGCAAAGAGTGCCACATAGACAATAGTGGCTACAGAACCGGGAGTCACGCTCATCACCTTGCCGCTGGCCATCTCATAGAGATAGAGCGGCAGCAGCACAACCAGGCCTACCATTACGATTCCCGACTGGTAGGCAAGCGGGTGCAGCCCTTGGGGATACCGTTTCAGGTTTGCCGAATAGAGTGCCCAGATCACTGCTGCCACCAGCATATACAAATCGCCCCGGTTAAAACTCACCTGCAGCAGATGGGCCAGCTCGCCATGGGCTATGATCAACACCACGCCGGTAAGCGATACAAGCACACCGAAGCACTGGCGCACACTCATTACCTCCTTATATAGTACCCAGGAGCAGACCGCGATCAAGACCGGAATGGAGGAATTAACCAGAACCGCGTTGATCGCGGTGGTGGTCTGCATGGCCAGATAGACCATGGTATTGAACCCCCCCACACCCAAAATCCCCTGCAGGATAATAAAACGCGAATGCGTGCGGGCAAGTTCCCGTTGCCGCCAGAGATGGACTACAGCAAATGAGAGCAGAATCAAAAGAGCGGTCATCCAGCGCCAGAATGCGAGGGTAAACGGCGGAATTTCCGTGTGCATTCCCCGGCTGATGACGAAATTACCAGACCAGAACAGCGTCGTTAACACCAACAACACGTATGACATAACAACCTGCTAATATAATGAGAAGAAATGGCTTCTGCCAGCGAAAGGGAGAATTGATCAGAGGTATCTCGGAAATTGCTATTTTGTTCAGGCCAAAGACTTGAGAGAAAATTAAGCGGAGCGATATGAACAGATATTGCAAGCAGTAATTTTCTCTCTATAGCGCCGAGCTGGGCCCAAAGAGCATTTCCAACCGGTTTTAGACCACAGTGATATCAAACTCCGGCGGATTCAGTATATGCTGCTTGACCACACACTGGTCCATGGCCCGTAAAATCGCAGAATGGTATTTCTCGGGAAAACCCTCCGGCAGGGTCAACTCCAGATTCATTTTAGGGTACCGTTTTTGTTCCTTATCCCATTCATACTTCATATTCACCTTCATGCCGGTGGTATCTATCTCGCGGGCACGACAGAACTTTAAGGCAAAATATCCAGCGCAGGTGGCAATCGAGCTGGCAAACAGCACAAAAGGAGAAGGCGCACTCCCGTCACCACCCGATTTTTCTGGCTGATCGGTTTCGATGACAAAATCACCGATTTTAGCTTCAACTTTCAGATTACCGGGAAAACATACCTCGATCTCACTCATTATCGCGACTCCTTGATTCTTCTTTACAGTCGGCTGCAGCGGCATAGGACACGATGCCACCTCAGCGATTAGATACGTAGCACAAAATGGTTGAGCAAACTATTGAAACTACCACTTTCATCCACGTATTTCACGAATAGAGATAGTCTGTTTATGGAATTTTGGAGGTTAACCGGGTTTTTCATCGGCTTTGGTCTACAGCGACTGCAACAAATGCTTTCCGGGTTTCGGCTCAACGCGCAGCAGAAGACTGGTTAACGCACCGCATATCTCCTGGCAATTTCGCATAACATCCTGATAGCGGTGGGGATGGCTTCATCGTTGAAATCGAATTGAGGGTGATGCAGGGAAGGAAGGGGATCTCCCTTTGGTTGCAGACCGAGCCAGAAAAAAGCTCCCGCCACTTCGCCCAGATAAAACGAGAAATCCTCTGCCCCCATGGAGGGAGGATAATTACGGATTATTTTTCTGCCCGGCAAAAAGGATGAAGCAATCTCAGCCACATAAACTGCCTCTCCGGGGTCGTTTTCCAAGAGCGGATATCCTCCATAAAACTCGATATCAGCCGAAGCTCCATGGGCGGCGGCGGTCTGCTCCACCAGCTCCTTCAACCTTCTCTCCAGTAGCTTGCGGTTCTTGTTGGAAAGCGCCCGCAGGGTTCCCTCGAGTACCACCTTTTCCGGTATCACATTCGGTGCGGTTGATCCGGTAAACTTGGGGATGGTTATCAGCGCAGGTTCCAGAGGACTTACATTCCTGGTTATAATCGACTGTACCGCGCAGATGATCTGGCTGCCGATCACCACCGGATCAATACCACGGTGCGGGGAAGCTGCATGACAGCCACGCCCATTGATAGTGATGGTGAAATATTTACTAGCTGCCATCATGGCCCCGGGGTTTAGGCCAACACTCCCCAACGGGAGAGCGGTTGTGCCATGCAGACCGTAAACCACGTCAACTTTTGGATCTTCCAGGCAGCCCTCGTCAATCATAACCCTGGCACCACCCTTATTCTCCTCTGCCGGCTGGAAGATGAATTTAACAGGGCCGGCCAAGTCGTCTACACACTCGGCCAGAACCATCGCGGCCCCAAGCAGGCAGGCTGTATGACCATCATGTCCGCAGGCATGCATCAAACCGTCTTTTACCGAGGCATGGTCGATGCTGCTCTCCTCCTGCATCCTGAGGCAGTC of the Desulfosediminicola ganghwensis genome contains:
- a CDS encoding MFS transporter codes for the protein MARDMKFETARWSIFLVLILTYILVYFHRMAPAVVSEYLMADFQATGARLGSLSAIYFMVYAVMQLPSGVLADTLGTRTSIVGGNLAAGLGSIVFALAGSFEMACVGRFLVGLGVSVVFVSIMKNNAVWFPARVFGLMSGVTLLIGNLGSVTAAGPLSMALTFLEWRTIFIGIGIFSLILSVIGFLIVRNKPEDMGFVSPNPVVPSATGQVDTRSWWQNLIQVLSVGRIWPCFWVQLGVTGSIYAFMGLWGVPYLRDVHGLSRPEAANYMTTMLVAFALGALFFGWFSDRIGKRKSVLIGGLIAYIFCWIVLIYANWTPGLAGMMLFGCLGFAGASFVITFASAKEVIHPEFSGIAVSISNAGCFVGATVIQPLFGWLADRTWDGTIDNGVRMYSNIDYRSGLLMMLAFLVIGLLSSFWVQETNCRNIAFNKSGEDDKNICN
- the larA gene encoding nickel-dependent lactate racemase encodes the protein MKVEFPCDNDQIALELPETVEIIQTSEFLTENYPEHAVASALESPIGTPALSELARTRSSACIVISDITRPVPNKIILPPILKTLEESGIERQNTTILIATGMHRPNLGDELESMIGADIMNSYHVVNHYCQKQDELKEITRIDDAPIEINTHYLDADLKILTGLIEPHFYAGFSGSRKSILPGIASFDTMKFMHSYKVISQLEGANCRLDNNLFHQYAMEVTQKAGVDFIVNVVINKMRELCGVFAGHFEQAHLAGCEMVKDHAVVELDQKVDLVITSAGGYPLDSTYYQVSKCLISAMDILNKGGTIVVFCGCREGLGSEEFCTIMRSNPTPEDFRKHHSQPDNFVIDQWCAQNIYQALDHAGQVYIYSPGLSDEDVARFSGKKLADAAECQAVVKELLTTHKRVVAIPEGPYVVGKVVGS
- a CDS encoding YheT family hydrolase, encoding MPIGTVPSYQPPFPFIYGHVQTLYPTLLRKMQADGCRRQRIDTPDGDFLDIDWHLAGQGYAERVVVVSHGLEGNSRKKYPLGMARHLNSQGWDVVCLNFRGCSGEPNLLPRFYHSGVTDDLHTVLCHTLQTGGYKKAALIGFSMGGNQTLKYLGEDPAKVPTEVVAAVTFSVPCDLANASRRLDRLENRLYMEYFMKGLREKVRIKAQMFPDILDTQGLAGMRTFLPFDDKYTAPIHGFKDARDYYTKCASLQFLLSIKVPTLLVQAKDDPFLADSCYPVKEAEASTCLHLEIPSYGGHVGFMQPGEVYWSEARAAKFLEDNDI
- a CDS encoding DMT family transporter, producing the protein MSYVLLVLTTLFWSGNFVISRGMHTEIPPFTLAFWRWMTALLILLSFAVVHLWRQRELARTHSRFIILQGILGVGGFNTMVYLAMQTTTAINAVLVNSSIPVLIAVCSWVLYKEVMSVRQCFGVLVSLTGVVLIIAHGELAHLLQVSFNRGDLYMLVAAVIWALYSANLKRYPQGLHPLAYQSGIVMVGLVVLLPLYLYEMASGKVMSVTPGSVATIVYVALFASILAYIFWNRAVRDVGANKAGPFIHLMPVFSAILAVLFLGEKIYIYHIQGIALIFTGIAMTTFKVSPGE
- a CDS encoding OsmC family protein, producing MSEIEVCFPGNLKVEAKIGDFVIETDQPEKSGGDGSAPSPFVLFASSIATCAGYFALKFCRAREIDTTGMKVNMKYEWDKEQKRYPKMNLELTLPEGFPEKYHSAILRAMDQCVVKQHILNPPEFDITVV
- a CDS encoding M20 metallopeptidase family protein, producing the protein MTDVRRLIEDITPAIREFRRELHKHPEPAFEEHETAARIATRLGAIGGMEVRTDVAGTGIVATLGRDKSGPCVGLRADMDCLRMQEESSIDHASVKDGLMHACGHDGHTACLLGAAMVLAECVDDLAGPVKFIFQPAEENKGGARVMIDEGCLEDPKVDVVYGLHGTTALPLGSVGLNPGAMMAASKYFTITINGRGCHAASPHRGIDPVVIGSQIICAVQSIITRNVSPLEPALITIPKFTGSTAPNVIPEKVVLEGTLRALSNKNRKLLERRLKELVEQTAAAHGASADIEFYGGYPLLENDPGEAVYVAEIASSFLPGRKIIRNYPPSMGAEDFSFYLGEVAGAFFWLGLQPKGDPLPSLHHPQFDFNDEAIPTAIRMLCEIARRYAVR